One stretch of Dehalobacter sp. DNA includes these proteins:
- a CDS encoding LuxR C-terminal-related transcriptional regulator: MHWEIRGLEKLSFRERQAVMLKESGRSSEDIAKVLGISGSSVSTMLARAKTKGYQIIGIIQDHELGLNYPLEDDEENEK; this comes from the coding sequence TTGCACTGGGAAATACGAGGATTGGAAAAACTGAGTTTCCGGGAGAGACAAGCTGTCATGCTTAAAGAAAGCGGGCGTTCCAGCGAGGATATCGCCAAGGTTTTGGGGATAAGCGGCAGTTCTGTTTCAACCATGCTCGCAAGGGCCAAGACCAAAGGATATCAGATCATCGGAATCATCCAGGATCATGAATTAGGGCTGAATTATCCACTGGAGGATGATGAGGAAAATGAGAAATAG
- a CDS encoding HU family DNA-binding protein, whose amino-acid sequence MNKAELVAAVAEKTEFTKKDAEKAVAAVFDTISQAMASGEKVQLVGFGTFEVKKREERVGRNPQTKEEIVIPACKVPGFKAGKALKESVQ is encoded by the coding sequence TTGAATAAAGCGGAACTCGTTGCTGCAGTAGCAGAAAAGACCGAATTCACCAAGAAGGATGCCGAAAAAGCGGTAGCCGCAGTCTTTGACACAATCAGTCAAGCAATGGCAAGTGGTGAGAAAGTCCAATTAGTTGGTTTTGGTACATTTGAGGTTAAGAAAAGAGAAGAGCGTGTCGGTAGAAATCCTCAGACAAAAGAGGAAATTGTCATTCCCGCATGCAAAGTACCTGGCTTTAAGGCAGGAAAAGCTTTAAAAGAGTCAGTACAGTAA
- a CDS encoding spore cortex biosynthesis protein YabQ → MLRWHLGLTKIQTFLGDLLFSVAALGIIFYFAQKANYLEFRFYLFLGSLLGLLLYIAIFSRYVKKFFDVLFRLIRYVSQFIRKLIQAFLRGVYIGIAGMMRIPYGILRWLGMLLYRIGEAISRNTLIKKSK, encoded by the coding sequence ATGTTACGCTGGCATTTGGGCCTAACAAAGATACAGACGTTTTTGGGAGATTTGCTTTTCTCTGTTGCTGCGCTTGGAATTATTTTTTACTTTGCGCAAAAAGCAAATTACCTTGAATTTCGTTTTTATCTGTTTCTGGGAAGTTTGCTGGGTCTTTTGCTCTATATTGCGATTTTTAGCCGATATGTTAAAAAATTTTTTGATGTGTTATTTCGCTTGATCCGTTACGTTAGCCAATTCATCAGAAAGCTTATCCAGGCGTTTTTGCGGGGCGTTTACATCGGAATTGCCGGAATGATGCGGATTCCCTATGGCATTCTGCGCTGGCTGGGGATGCTTCTGTATCGGATCGGTGAAGCGATAAGCCGGAATACTTTGATCAAAAAAAGCAAATAG
- a CDS encoding peptidylprolyl isomerase codes for MKKITITMIIMLLASLLMLNGCAKQEFAVKVNKQSIPMTTYEEKLNASKTYYEKQGMDFSTDEGKASLESIKSSVLENIIMTELIRQEVEKNKWDTTNPEVTKKIDELKSTLTNQDYASFLKEQAMTEEEVANFYAFSYYVGKDVTVSDQEVQQYFESHYSDFGGQDEQVKASHVLVATEAEANKVIQEYKDGKDFSELAKEYSTDTGSKDSGGDLGYFSHGEMVTEFEEAAFSQKVGTISEAPVKTKYGYHVILVEDHKEAVVPDFEKVKASVQEDALENAKNLKVSSYYSELRQAAEVEYAEELKPADTTAK; via the coding sequence ATGAAAAAAATAACAATAACAATGATCATCATGCTGCTTGCTTCGCTGCTTATGCTCAATGGCTGCGCCAAACAGGAATTTGCAGTTAAAGTGAATAAGCAAAGTATCCCCATGACGACTTATGAAGAAAAGTTAAATGCCAGCAAAACCTATTATGAGAAGCAGGGTATGGACTTTAGCACGGATGAGGGCAAGGCCAGTCTGGAAAGCATCAAAAGTTCCGTCCTCGAAAATATTATTATGACAGAATTAATTCGACAGGAAGTTGAGAAGAATAAATGGGATACAACCAATCCAGAAGTTACAAAGAAAATAGATGAGCTCAAAAGTACGCTGACCAATCAGGATTACGCAAGTTTTCTGAAAGAACAGGCGATGACCGAAGAAGAAGTGGCCAATTTTTATGCTTTTTCGTATTACGTTGGTAAAGATGTGACAGTTTCGGATCAGGAAGTCCAGCAGTATTTTGAATCGCATTACTCCGATTTTGGTGGACAGGATGAACAGGTCAAGGCCAGCCACGTTTTGGTTGCGACTGAAGCGGAAGCCAATAAAGTAATCCAGGAGTATAAGGATGGTAAAGATTTTTCCGAACTGGCCAAGGAATATTCTACAGACACCGGCAGTAAGGATTCAGGCGGGGATCTCGGTTATTTTTCCCACGGAGAAATGGTGACTGAATTTGAAGAGGCTGCTTTCAGCCAAAAGGTAGGAACCATTTCAGAAGCACCGGTTAAGACGAAATATGGCTACCATGTCATTCTGGTTGAAGACCATAAAGAGGCTGTTGTGCCTGACTTTGAAAAAGTTAAAGCAAGCGTTCAGGAAGATGCTCTCGAAAATGCCAAAAATCTGAAAGTATCAAGCTATTATTCGGAACTTAGACAAGCGGCTGAAGTCGAATACGCCGAAGAATTGAAACCGGCAGATACAACTGCTAAATAA
- a CDS encoding septum formation initiator family protein, with translation MRNSKKHTRKRIKKINPIFVIVLGIALMLGGSWSYQLLQLDRSIEQQKAELESKKLQIIAQNGQLHEEIEKLNTPSYVEQLAREKLGLVRKGEILIAPKESEN, from the coding sequence ATGAGAAATAGCAAAAAGCATACAAGAAAGAGAATAAAAAAGATAAACCCAATATTCGTAATTGTTTTGGGGATTGCTTTGATGTTAGGCGGAAGCTGGTCCTATCAGCTGCTTCAGTTGGATCGTTCCATTGAGCAGCAAAAAGCAGAGCTCGAGAGTAAAAAGCTTCAGATTATTGCTCAAAATGGTCAATTGCATGAGGAAATAGAGAAGTTAAATACCCCGAGTTATGTGGAACAATTAGCCAGAGAAAAACTTGGACTGGTTCGTAAAGGAGAAATTTTAATAGCTCCCAAAGAGTCGGAAAATTAA
- a CDS encoding RNA-binding S4 domain-containing protein produces MRLDKYLKVSRLIKRRTVAKDVCGGEKVSVNGRVAKPSAEVKPGDIICIDMRNHILEVKVLSTPPSAKAEEAETLYQLIKDEKK; encoded by the coding sequence TTGAGACTGGACAAATATCTTAAGGTATCAAGGCTTATCAAAAGGAGAACTGTGGCCAAGGATGTCTGTGGAGGCGAAAAAGTCAGTGTTAATGGCAGAGTTGCCAAACCTTCGGCAGAAGTAAAGCCTGGAGACATTATTTGCATTGATATGCGGAATCATATCCTTGAGGTCAAGGTGCTGTCGACGCCACCAAGTGCCAAGGCGGAAGAAGCTGAGACACTCTATCAGCTGATTAAAGATGAAAAAAAATGA
- a CDS encoding SpoIIE family protein phosphatase — protein MAEWATLKAEKIINRFSDSLGIQCLIVIGGFLTARANLLGIYPFAIAYLAVLSMNMKKWILPGLTGITVGLVSVQDFSVFLEVMPSAVLGVLAVQMIKESKGKILLLAVLTALGTLLPGLGVSRFTNGFGVESILLVMVQSIIAAGFSIIFFFAFLHKESLMKGNFKGEQGMVWILVLAVCLSGLQGLAFGKINLQITFLGFFLLFVAYKYGAGSAAGVGAILGFLLKWNLGIDNLIDAGLYSLLGFMCGGFTRFGKMGVAAAYSASILMASFFVNETFLTSHLYSSALALLMFFLLPGKHEKFFLKNKVMPEIETTVSKVKTVGDLFDQLAYGFQAAGLESRLQPEVPEMMNNLVDKICRHCPDSNYCWQQDFHQTYHFMYDLFAYEEKRIQRNQTGEASDQINQEKVPDEWGKCSKLEEVMLAAQFILEQEKDKEVWQKRLAINKEALAGQYRSVSQVIGHLAQELHSQHNHEDGKPLVWSRKHKLVLDLGIGSFIKTGNGISGDNFSSVSLSSSKNALIICDGMGAGEEAARMSSAALTILEQLLSTGFEPESAIKALNSILVLRSPEESFVTVDMAVLNIEADQARLIKIGAAPTYIISRNKVDAVKTSSLPAGILNDIDIPAIDIPFKGETLVIVTDGILDVAKRKDDWLKEYLKNNRSLSSQDLADSIVKEARRLSGDCLEDDGVVLVVKRKDLAGNDAKN, from the coding sequence ATGGCTGAATGGGCAACACTCAAAGCGGAAAAAATCATTAACCGATTTTCTGACTCGCTGGGAATACAATGTCTAATTGTTATCGGAGGTTTTTTAACAGCCCGGGCAAACCTATTGGGTATTTATCCATTTGCTATTGCCTATCTTGCAGTTCTCAGCATGAATATGAAAAAATGGATTCTGCCGGGTCTTACCGGAATCACGGTCGGTCTGGTATCTGTCCAGGATTTTTCAGTGTTTCTGGAAGTTATGCCGAGCGCGGTTCTAGGTGTTCTGGCAGTTCAGATGATCAAAGAGAGCAAGGGAAAAATACTTCTTCTCGCCGTGCTTACGGCACTTGGAACCTTACTGCCCGGATTAGGCGTATCAAGGTTTACCAATGGCTTCGGAGTGGAGTCTATCTTGCTGGTAATGGTCCAAAGTATTATTGCCGCAGGCTTTTCAATTATTTTTTTCTTTGCGTTTCTTCATAAGGAAAGCCTTATGAAGGGCAATTTCAAGGGCGAACAAGGTATGGTGTGGATTTTAGTTCTGGCAGTCTGCTTAAGCGGCTTACAAGGGCTCGCTTTTGGGAAAATCAATTTACAAATCACATTTCTGGGGTTCTTTCTGCTTTTTGTGGCCTATAAATACGGAGCCGGTTCAGCTGCAGGTGTCGGAGCAATTTTAGGCTTTTTGTTAAAATGGAATCTTGGAATCGATAACCTGATTGATGCGGGACTCTACAGCTTACTCGGGTTTATGTGCGGAGGGTTTACTCGTTTTGGCAAGATGGGAGTTGCGGCTGCCTACAGCGCCTCTATTTTGATGGCCTCTTTTTTTGTCAATGAGACATTTTTGACTTCTCATCTTTATTCGTCCGCGCTTGCGCTTCTTATGTTTTTCTTATTACCCGGAAAACATGAAAAATTTTTTCTGAAGAATAAAGTAATGCCAGAAATCGAAACAACAGTAAGTAAAGTCAAAACTGTTGGCGACCTATTTGATCAGCTTGCTTATGGTTTCCAGGCGGCAGGACTTGAATCCAGGCTGCAGCCGGAAGTACCGGAAATGATGAATAACCTGGTGGATAAGATATGCCGGCATTGCCCGGATTCAAATTATTGCTGGCAGCAGGATTTTCACCAAACCTATCATTTTATGTATGACTTGTTTGCCTATGAAGAGAAAAGAATTCAAAGAAACCAAACCGGTGAAGCTTCAGATCAAATCAATCAGGAGAAAGTGCCTGACGAATGGGGAAAATGCAGTAAACTTGAAGAAGTCATGCTAGCGGCTCAATTTATTCTGGAGCAGGAAAAAGACAAAGAGGTTTGGCAAAAACGTCTGGCCATAAACAAAGAAGCCTTAGCTGGCCAGTACAGAAGTGTATCTCAGGTGATCGGGCACCTCGCCCAGGAGCTTCATTCTCAGCATAATCACGAAGACGGAAAACCTCTGGTCTGGTCCCGCAAGCATAAACTGGTTTTAGATCTGGGCATCGGCTCTTTTATTAAAACCGGTAATGGCATAAGCGGCGATAACTTTAGTTCGGTTTCGTTATCTTCATCCAAAAATGCGCTGATTATCTGTGACGGTATGGGCGCAGGGGAAGAGGCGGCCAGGATGAGTTCAGCGGCACTTACAATACTGGAACAGCTTCTAAGTACTGGATTTGAACCGGAGAGTGCCATCAAAGCGCTTAATTCAATCCTGGTTTTACGTTCTCCGGAAGAGAGCTTTGTCACCGTCGATATGGCCGTGTTGAATATCGAGGCAGATCAAGCCAGGTTGATTAAAATTGGAGCAGCACCGACCTATATCATCAGCAGAAACAAAGTAGATGCAGTAAAAACATCAAGTCTGCCGGCTGGTATATTGAACGATATTGATATCCCGGCGATTGATATTCCTTTTAAAGGCGAGACGCTTGTCATCGTAACAGACGGAATCTTGGATGTAGCTAAAAGAAAGGACGATTGGCTCAAAGAATATCTGAAGAACAACAGAAGTTTGTCTTCACAGGATCTGGCCGATAGTATTGTCAAAGAAGCACGAAGACTGTCCGGGGACTGTCTGGAGGATGACGGGGTTGTCCTGGTTGTGAAGAGGAAGGACTTGGCCGGAAACGATGCCAAAAATTAA
- the spoVT gene encoding stage V sporulation protein T, translating into MKATGIVRRIDDLGRVVIPKEIRRTLRIREGDPLEIFVDREGEVILKKYSPIGELGDFAKEYADSLFESTGHIACIGDRDVIIAVSGASKKDYLNKSLGAVAEQAMEERRTIYNTGESSVLKETEGEEKVKATNQVIAPIIAEGDPIGVVVLMSKEPNIKMGDLEIKLAETAAGFLAKQMEQ; encoded by the coding sequence ATGAAAGCAACCGGAATTGTCAGAAGAATAGATGATCTTGGCCGAGTAGTTATTCCCAAGGAAATCCGGCGGACTTTGCGGATAAGAGAAGGAGATCCACTGGAGATTTTTGTGGACAGAGAAGGGGAAGTGATACTAAAGAAGTATTCGCCCATTGGTGAGTTGGGAGACTTCGCCAAAGAATATGCGGATTCTTTATTTGAATCAACAGGACACATTGCCTGTATCGGAGATAGAGATGTCATCATCGCGGTGTCAGGGGCTTCCAAGAAAGACTACCTAAACAAATCTCTTGGTGCTGTAGCCGAGCAGGCCATGGAAGAAAGGAGAACCATTTACAATACGGGAGAATCTTCTGTTTTGAAAGAAACGGAAGGAGAGGAAAAAGTCAAAGCAACAAATCAGGTCATTGCACCGATTATTGCTGAAGGTGATCCAATTGGGGTAGTCGTACTCATGTCCAAAGAACCGAACATCAAGATGGGAGATTTGGAAATCAAACTTGCTGAAACTGCAGCGGGCTTTTTAGCCAAACAAATGGAACAGTAA
- the mazG gene encoding nucleoside triphosphate pyrophosphohydrolase has translation MNPILNILGLGDQGLDSLSLAAYKLLKGSDLIFLWNAEHPAASDLIREGFPCQEIFAAAEKTENILLDLDTGLDLIAEKVMTVSGKKQITLALPGFPIAEGRITAGLYQRLGTSFTLKATMIRENSDRLERLTAIMAELRSAWGCPWDKEQDHESLKKYLIEEAYEVLDAIDSKNMNNLCEELGDLLLQVVFHSRIAEESGRFSLNDVIKGISDKLIRRHPHVFGSVEVASSQEVLVNWDEIKKMEKLTSQSPEKETERNFFDIPGGLPALQFAEKTQKKASKAGFDWEDHRGPLSKIYEELAELEKEVGKSPRIEEELGDLLFSIVNLSRFLGINAEEALRQGTKKFQQRFYKMMHKIDLEGPNRGGMSMENMNFFWEVVKSEEKTGV, from the coding sequence GTGAACCCGATATTAAATATTCTGGGCCTCGGAGACCAAGGACTTGATTCTTTGTCTCTTGCCGCCTATAAATTATTGAAAGGTTCAGATCTGATATTCCTGTGGAATGCCGAACATCCGGCAGCTTCAGATCTGATTCGGGAGGGTTTTCCGTGCCAGGAAATATTCGCAGCAGCAGAAAAAACGGAAAATATCCTTTTAGACCTAGACACAGGACTCGATTTGATTGCAGAAAAGGTTATGACGGTGTCCGGTAAGAAGCAAATAACACTCGCTTTGCCGGGTTTCCCAATCGCGGAAGGCAGGATCACAGCCGGACTTTACCAAAGGCTTGGAACCTCTTTTACTCTGAAGGCGACAATGATCAGGGAAAATAGTGACCGGCTGGAAAGGCTCACTGCAATTATGGCCGAATTGCGTTCTGCTTGGGGGTGTCCTTGGGATAAGGAGCAGGATCATGAGTCGCTGAAGAAATACCTGATTGAAGAGGCCTATGAAGTGTTGGATGCAATTGATTCCAAAAATATGAATAATTTATGTGAGGAATTGGGAGACTTATTATTACAAGTCGTGTTCCATTCCCGCATTGCAGAGGAATCCGGGCGATTCAGCCTGAACGATGTCATAAAGGGCATTTCGGATAAACTGATACGCCGGCATCCTCATGTTTTTGGGTCAGTTGAAGTAGCATCAAGCCAGGAAGTTCTGGTAAACTGGGATGAAATTAAAAAAATGGAAAAGCTGACATCCCAAAGTCCGGAAAAAGAAACGGAAAGGAATTTCTTTGATATTCCAGGAGGGCTTCCAGCGCTGCAATTCGCTGAAAAGACTCAAAAAAAGGCTTCTAAAGCCGGTTTTGACTGGGAGGATCACCGGGGCCCCCTTTCTAAAATCTATGAAGAGCTCGCTGAGCTTGAAAAGGAAGTGGGAAAAAGTCCAAGAATAGAAGAAGAACTAGGCGATTTGCTCTTTTCTATTGTTAATCTGTCGCGCTTTCTCGGAATAAACGCTGAAGAAGCCCTGCGGCAGGGGACGAAGAAATTTCAACAAAGATTTTATAAAATGATGCACAAAATAGATTTGGAAGGACCTAACAGAGGAGGAATGAGCATGGAAAACATGAATTTTTTCTGGGAAGTGGTAAAAAGTGAAGAAAAAACTGGGGTTTGA
- the mfd gene encoding transcription-repair coupling factor, whose amino-acid sequence MPTINDFLYKGLDIGEISAALSRKESPQMIYQITGSEKAAFAAQVSLLKQQALIITYTDEQAQKWARDLEAWLPGKNIMLFPTTEWLPFEVFSRSHEITAERIRVLSTLLPFNRETDSETIVVAPVQAIMRKLIRPEKWLIHCILFKVGEQYAVSDLMRLLVEAGYEREETIEGRGQFALRGGILDIAPHDRDPVRIEFFDEEVDSIRVFDLETQKSLESISEVLIVPVQEYVIDTKRQQDLKGEIKARARKAVGRLQRLDRVEAVKRLHKKVEYLENRLNTGILDESIYPYLSLLSEEYVPFFEWLDHDCLVFLDEPLRLKEQLDFQSNQRLTEFTDNLEKGEEFVNPDHLFISFEDLLASGKRPLLGLSNLLREIPGFDPKRVTNMIARPLAGYGKTSILVEEIQRWKSIGYVIALFAGNEEQSQRLGQGLKDRSINASLVRMEDPINQGGVYIYPLSINQGFELPVSKMVIFSESEIYRRERKHQAKPKKSPKETDILSFSDLKPGDYVVHFYHGIGKFTGIETIEVDGIEKDYFAIRYAGEDKLYVPLDQLQLLQKYLGTEESSTPKLNKLNGNEWNKAKARAQGAVKEMAINLLELYAKREGAVGFAYPEDSYWQKEFEDRFPYEETPDQLQSIMEVKNDMMKSRPMDRLLCGDVGYGKTEVALRAAFKAVISGKQVAVMVPTTILAQQHYNTFRERFMDYPVKIEMLSRFRTAKEQKQIIQSLKDGSLDIVVGTHRLLSEGVSFKDLGLLVVDEEQRFGVAHKEKIKTLKTNVDVLTLSATPIPRTLHMSLVGLRDMSVIMTPPEDRFPVQTFVAEFNADLVRDAIRRELYRGGQVFFVHNRVETLDRVVRLLNLIIPEARCGVVHGQMSETQLEKEMISFLEKEKDILICTTIIETGLDMPNVNTLIVDGADKFGLSQLYQLRGRVGRSNRKAYAYFLYQPQKILTEEAEKRLTTIREFTEFGSGFKIAMRDLEIRGAGNFIGGEQHGHLASIGFSLYVKMLKEAVQQLRGETVEEVAEPVIDIQVKALLPDEYIVDKQIKATLYQRMLGISSEEHLSDFLDELVDRFGNPPDEVENLAKIIRIRMKAKQLGLEQVVQHKQNISLRFAADPEISGEQLMSIAAKFSYPLSFAAGEQGNLELNLRLRVSSIEDIFKAIFKLFDILEEYVMHPAAVARTVSGTV is encoded by the coding sequence ATGCCTACGATTAATGATTTTTTGTACAAAGGTTTGGATATTGGGGAAATAAGCGCTGCCTTAAGCAGAAAAGAGTCCCCGCAAATGATTTACCAAATAACCGGCAGCGAAAAAGCTGCGTTTGCAGCCCAGGTCTCCTTGCTGAAGCAGCAGGCTCTGATCATCACCTATACAGATGAACAAGCCCAAAAATGGGCAAGAGATCTGGAGGCATGGCTTCCGGGAAAAAATATTATGCTTTTCCCGACAACAGAGTGGCTTCCGTTTGAAGTTTTCAGCAGAAGTCACGAAATTACGGCAGAGAGAATCCGGGTCCTGAGCACCCTGCTCCCATTCAACCGGGAAACAGACAGCGAAACAATTGTCGTTGCGCCCGTCCAGGCGATCATGAGGAAACTAATTCGCCCGGAAAAGTGGCTGATACATTGTATCCTTTTTAAGGTCGGGGAACAGTATGCAGTTTCTGACCTTATGCGCTTATTGGTAGAGGCCGGCTATGAACGTGAAGAAACCATTGAGGGCAGAGGCCAGTTTGCTTTGCGCGGTGGGATTCTCGATATTGCACCACATGACAGAGATCCTGTCAGGATAGAATTTTTTGATGAGGAAGTAGATTCTATCCGGGTATTTGATTTGGAGACCCAAAAATCGCTGGAAAGTATTTCTGAGGTCCTTATTGTTCCTGTTCAGGAGTATGTTATTGATACCAAAAGGCAGCAGGATCTGAAAGGGGAAATCAAAGCCAGAGCCCGCAAAGCCGTCGGTCGTTTACAGCGGCTGGATCGGGTAGAAGCTGTTAAGAGACTTCATAAAAAAGTAGAATATCTTGAAAACCGGCTGAACACGGGAATTCTTGATGAAAGCATTTATCCTTACCTGAGTCTGCTGTCCGAAGAGTATGTTCCTTTCTTTGAATGGCTCGATCACGATTGTCTTGTATTTCTCGATGAACCGCTCCGGCTTAAGGAGCAGCTGGATTTTCAGTCCAATCAGCGTCTTACTGAATTTACGGACAACCTAGAAAAGGGAGAAGAGTTTGTTAATCCCGATCATTTATTTATCAGCTTTGAAGATTTGCTCGCCAGCGGAAAGCGTCCTTTGCTGGGCCTGTCGAATTTATTGCGGGAAATACCCGGGTTTGACCCTAAAAGAGTGACGAACATGATTGCCCGCCCTTTAGCCGGGTATGGTAAGACTTCAATCCTGGTGGAAGAGATCCAGCGGTGGAAGTCCATCGGATACGTGATTGCACTTTTTGCAGGGAACGAGGAACAATCTCAGCGGCTTGGGCAAGGGTTAAAGGACAGAAGCATTAATGCCAGTCTGGTCAGGATGGAAGATCCGATCAACCAGGGCGGCGTTTATATTTATCCGCTTTCGATCAACCAAGGCTTTGAACTGCCTGTAAGCAAAATGGTTATTTTTTCAGAATCAGAGATATACCGAAGAGAACGAAAACACCAGGCAAAACCCAAAAAAAGCCCAAAAGAAACAGATATTCTTTCTTTCAGCGACCTTAAACCAGGTGATTACGTTGTGCACTTTTACCATGGAATCGGCAAGTTTACCGGAATTGAAACCATTGAGGTCGATGGTATTGAAAAGGATTATTTTGCGATTCGTTATGCCGGTGAAGATAAACTGTATGTGCCGCTTGATCAGCTGCAGCTGCTGCAGAAATACCTCGGAACAGAAGAATCAAGCACACCCAAGCTGAACAAACTGAACGGCAATGAATGGAACAAGGCGAAAGCCAGGGCACAGGGTGCTGTTAAAGAGATGGCCATCAATTTGCTTGAGCTTTATGCGAAAAGGGAAGGGGCTGTGGGATTTGCTTATCCGGAAGACAGCTACTGGCAGAAAGAGTTTGAAGACCGCTTTCCATATGAAGAAACACCAGACCAGTTGCAGAGTATTATGGAGGTCAAGAACGATATGATGAAGTCCCGGCCGATGGACCGGCTTCTATGCGGGGATGTGGGGTACGGTAAAACTGAAGTTGCTCTGAGAGCCGCATTTAAGGCGGTAATCAGCGGCAAGCAGGTTGCAGTCATGGTACCGACGACCATCCTCGCCCAGCAGCATTATAATACGTTTAGAGAACGCTTTATGGATTATCCTGTAAAAATCGAAATGCTAAGCCGTTTTCGCACAGCCAAGGAACAGAAGCAGATCATTCAGAGTCTGAAGGACGGATCGCTTGATATCGTGGTCGGTACCCACCGTCTCCTATCGGAAGGGGTTAGCTTCAAGGACCTGGGTCTGCTTGTTGTCGATGAAGAGCAGCGTTTTGGTGTTGCTCACAAAGAAAAGATCAAAACCCTGAAGACCAATGTGGATGTTTTAACTCTTTCAGCTACGCCGATTCCCAGAACCCTGCATATGTCTCTAGTTGGCTTAAGAGATATGAGCGTTATCATGACGCCTCCGGAAGATAGGTTCCCTGTTCAAACATTTGTTGCCGAATTTAATGCGGATCTGGTAAGAGATGCAATACGCAGAGAATTATACAGGGGGGGCCAGGTGTTTTTTGTCCATAACCGGGTTGAGACACTGGATAGAGTGGTCAGACTGCTGAATTTGATTATCCCGGAAGCCCGTTGTGGGGTTGTGCATGGGCAGATGAGTGAAACCCAACTCGAGAAAGAAATGATTTCCTTTTTGGAAAAAGAGAAAGATATTCTAATTTGCACTACCATCATCGAAACAGGTTTGGATATGCCGAACGTCAATACACTTATTGTCGATGGAGCGGACAAATTTGGCCTGAGCCAGCTTTATCAGCTCAGGGGCAGGGTGGGCAGGTCAAACCGGAAAGCGTATGCCTACTTTTTATACCAACCGCAAAAAATTCTGACAGAAGAAGCAGAAAAGAGGCTGACTACAATCAGGGAATTCACTGAATTTGGTTCCGGTTTCAAGATTGCCATGCGTGATTTGGAAATAAGAGGAGCAGGCAATTTTATCGGGGGGGAGCAGCATGGGCATCTTGCAAGCATTGGCTTCAGCCTTTATGTCAAGATGCTGAAAGAGGCAGTTCAGCAATTACGTGGTGAAACAGTGGAAGAAGTCGCTGAGCCAGTCATAGATATTCAGGTCAAGGCGCTCCTTCCTGATGAATATATCGTGGATAAGCAGATTAAGGCTACGCTTTACCAGAGAATGCTCGGCATTTCTAGTGAAGAACACTTAAGTGACTTTCTGGATGAACTGGTGGACAGATTTGGAAACCCGCCCGATGAAGTTGAAAACCTGGCTAAAATTATCAGGATAAGAATGAAAGCCAAACAACTGGGTCTCGAACAGGTTGTTCAGCATAAACAGAATATCTCCCTGCGGTTTGCCGCTGATCCCGAAATATCCGGAGAACAGCTGATGAGTATTGCCGCAAAATTTTCTTACCCGTTGTCATTTGCAGCTGGGGAACAAGGTAATCTTGAATTGAATCTGCGGCTTAGGGTTTCGAGTATAGAAGATATCTTTAAAGCCATATTTAAATTATTTGATATTTTAGAGGAATATGTGATGCATCCGGCAGCAGTTGCCAGGACCGTATCCGGTACAGTTTAA
- the yabP gene encoding sporulation protein YabP has translation MTGQREIEHKIVIKDRKLLTVSGVKKVKSFDPKEITLDTTKGRVTIKGRDLGVNNLNLEQSELEIEGQIDMLTYAASGSGESSKGVWEKIFK, from the coding sequence ATGACAGGCCAACGGGAAATTGAGCATAAGATTGTTATCAAAGACAGAAAACTGCTGACGGTTTCAGGGGTAAAAAAGGTAAAATCGTTCGACCCCAAAGAGATTACGCTGGATACCACAAAAGGTAGGGTAACGATTAAGGGGCGGGACCTGGGTGTAAACAATCTTAACCTCGAACAATCAGAGCTGGAGATTGAAGGCCAAATTGACATGCTGACTTATGCTGCGAGTGGATCTGGAGAATCCTCCAAAGGAGTATGGGAAAAAATTTTCAAATAG